Proteins from one Fragaria vesca subsp. vesca linkage group LG6, FraVesHawaii_1.0, whole genome shotgun sequence genomic window:
- the LOC101299315 gene encoding uncharacterized protein LOC101299315: MTVYLRRKADLDLEDRRLWERPRGGYREHLWDQGLVSVSYLEYFGALTEKLEKEGIKAKRSFASSVEQKQSSWYRPHLPGKRLGYHPYCTMGVHTKGSHAQPCYHSAGRSCNSCGVTHWRQHCPLNCDQGVPETAPK, from the exons ATGACGGTGTACCTGAGACGCAAAGCGGATTTGGACCTGGAAGATCGCCGACTGTGGGAGAGGCCGAGAGGCGGCTACAGGGAACATCTCTGGGACCAGGGTTTAGTCTCGGTTTCAT ATTTAGAATACTTTGGGGCCTTAACAGAAAAATTAGAAAAGGAAGGCATCAAGGCAAAAAGATCATTTGCGTCTTCTGTGGAACAGAAACAAAGTAGCTGGTACCGGCCTCATCTTCCTGGAAAACGACTTGGTTATCATCCTTATTGCACAATGGGTGTTCATACTAAAGGCTCTCATGCACAGCCTTGTTATCATTCTGCCGGTAGGTCTTGCAACAGTTGTGGTGTCACCCACTGGCGTCAACATTGTCCCCTTAATTGTGATCAGGGTGTTCCAGAGACAGCACCAAAATAA